A portion of the Streptomyces sp. YPW6 genome contains these proteins:
- a CDS encoding MIP/aquaporin family protein, with amino-acid sequence MRWLVGPDPGAAAARPAVLGGVVGTLLALFMMSPPGRCSGGHLNPAVTLALWRLGVFPGREVVPYAVAQSAGSVVGVWCAGLVWGQVTGRPPVRHASVRADPAWGDAAVLAAEAGVLAGSTLMLAVLLGSPGGRRVLPYAVGLTTAVVIGVLGPLSGGSANPARQFGPALLAGETGRLWVYVLGPALGAVLGAWLAGRAGLRRPPR; translated from the coding sequence GTGCGGTGGCTCGTCGGGCCGGACCCGGGGGCGGCGGCCGCCCGTCCGGCGGTACTGGGCGGGGTCGTCGGGACCCTGCTCGCCCTGTTCATGATGTCCCCGCCCGGCCGCTGCTCGGGCGGCCATCTGAACCCGGCCGTCACGCTGGCGCTGTGGCGGCTCGGGGTCTTCCCCGGCCGTGAGGTCGTGCCGTACGCCGTGGCGCAGTCGGCCGGATCGGTGGTCGGGGTGTGGTGCGCGGGGCTGGTGTGGGGGCAGGTCACCGGGCGCCCGCCGGTCCGCCACGCCTCGGTGCGGGCCGATCCGGCGTGGGGGGACGCGGCGGTCCTGGCGGCCGAGGCGGGGGTCCTGGCCGGGTCGACGCTGATGCTCGCCGTGCTGCTCGGGTCGCCGGGCGGGCGCCGGGTGCTGCCGTACGCGGTGGGGCTGACGACGGCGGTGGTCATCGGGGTGCTCGGCCCGCTGAGCGGCGGATCGGCCAACCCGGCGCGGCAGTTCGGCCCGGCGCTGCTGGCCGGGGAGACCGGTCGGCTGTGGGTGTACGTGCTCGGACCGGCCCTGGGTGCGGTGCTCGGGGCGTGGCTCGCGGGGCGGGCGGGACTGCGACGGCCGCCCCGGTAG
- the pepN gene encoding aminopeptidase N — MSVLTRDEAQTRAQIIDVERYTIALDLTTGEETFDSATAIRFTARAAGDTFVEVKPATLRSISLDGQPLDPALLDGNRYPLTGLTAGPHELRVDAAMHYSRTGEGMHRFTDPTDGETYLYTQLFMEDVQRVFAAFDQPDLKSVFAIDVTAPTGWTVLGNGVAEHTGQGHWTIAPTPLISTYLVAVAAGPWHSITTEHAGLPFGIHCRRSLAPYLDADADEILDITRACYDRYHEKFDEPYPFDSYDQAFVPEFNAGAMENPGLVTFRDEFVYRSAVTDTERQTRAMVIAHEMAHMWFGDLVTLTWWDDIWLNESFAEYMGYQTLTEATLPRALNSARAGEALFPDTWVDFGVARKGWGYDADQRPSTHPVAPDPDAVPDTASALLNFDGISYAKGASALRQLVAWLGEKDFLAGINTHFARHRFANATLADFIDNLASATDRDVHAWAEQWLRTTGIDTLTAEIGTPAPTDPAGPPANGNGQSWALTVTRDGSRPHRITVGAYDHALNTQAGPGHLALRDRFETDVPGDGTPVIRPGRRPALVVLNDGDLTYAKIRLDTASWDTALAGLSGIPDALTRAVLWNTARDMVRDAELPPAAYLAAARTHLPYETDLALAQGVLSFAAGQVVDRYTVPEDLAAARATLTDLCRDLIRRTEDGSQPGLRLIAVRHFIDAATQPDTLRSWLDEGTVHGGPELDPELRWRILTRLAVLGATDEAAIAAELAADPSASGREGAARCRAALPTPEAKAAAWDALFTDDTLSNYLFTATAQGFWQPGQEELTDAYVPRFYPDAIALAARRGPAIAEAAGRHAFPVYAADPMSLSTGLRALDDPDLIPALRRKLVDQLDDLRRALAVRSAVAPAD, encoded by the coding sequence ATGTCCGTACTGACGCGCGACGAAGCGCAGACCCGAGCCCAGATCATCGACGTGGAGCGGTACACGATCGCCCTCGACCTCACCACCGGCGAGGAGACCTTCGACTCCGCCACCGCCATCCGGTTCACCGCCCGCGCGGCCGGAGACACCTTCGTCGAGGTCAAGCCCGCCACCCTGCGCTCGATCAGCCTCGACGGACAGCCCCTGGACCCCGCCCTCCTCGACGGCAACCGCTACCCCCTCACCGGACTCACCGCCGGCCCCCACGAACTGCGCGTCGACGCCGCCATGCACTACTCCCGCACCGGCGAGGGCATGCACCGCTTCACCGACCCCACCGACGGCGAGACCTACCTCTACACCCAGCTGTTCATGGAGGACGTCCAGCGCGTCTTCGCCGCCTTCGACCAGCCCGACCTCAAGTCCGTCTTCGCCATCGACGTCACCGCCCCCACGGGCTGGACCGTCCTCGGCAACGGCGTCGCCGAACACACCGGGCAGGGGCACTGGACCATCGCCCCCACCCCCCTCATCTCCACCTACCTCGTCGCGGTCGCCGCCGGACCCTGGCACTCGATCACCACCGAGCACGCCGGACTGCCCTTCGGCATCCACTGCCGCCGCTCCCTCGCCCCGTACCTGGACGCCGACGCCGACGAGATTCTCGACATCACCCGCGCCTGCTACGACCGCTACCACGAGAAGTTCGACGAGCCCTACCCCTTCGACTCCTACGACCAGGCCTTCGTCCCCGAGTTCAACGCCGGCGCCATGGAGAACCCCGGACTCGTCACCTTCCGCGACGAGTTCGTCTACCGCTCCGCCGTCACCGACACCGAGCGCCAGACCCGCGCCATGGTCATCGCCCACGAGATGGCCCACATGTGGTTCGGCGACCTCGTCACCCTGACCTGGTGGGACGACATCTGGCTGAACGAGTCCTTCGCCGAGTACATGGGCTACCAGACCCTCACCGAAGCCACGCTTCCCCGAGCCCTCAACTCCGCCCGCGCGGGGGAGGCCCTGTTCCCCGACACCTGGGTCGACTTCGGCGTCGCCCGCAAGGGCTGGGGCTACGACGCCGACCAGCGCCCCTCCACCCACCCCGTCGCGCCCGACCCCGACGCCGTCCCCGACACCGCCTCCGCCCTCCTCAACTTCGACGGTATCAGCTACGCCAAGGGCGCCTCCGCGCTGCGCCAACTCGTCGCCTGGCTCGGCGAGAAGGACTTCCTGGCCGGCATCAACACCCACTTCGCCCGCCACCGGTTCGCCAACGCCACCCTCGCCGACTTCATCGACAACCTGGCCTCCGCCACCGACCGCGACGTCCACGCCTGGGCCGAACAGTGGCTGCGCACCACCGGCATCGACACCCTCACCGCCGAGATCGGCACCCCCGCCCCCACCGACCCGGCCGGGCCCCCGGCGAACGGCAACGGCCAGTCCTGGGCCCTCACCGTCACCCGCGACGGCTCCCGCCCCCACCGCATCACCGTCGGCGCCTACGACCACGCCCTGAACACCCAGGCGGGCCCCGGCCACCTCGCCCTGCGCGACCGCTTCGAGACCGACGTACCCGGCGACGGAACACCCGTGATCCGCCCCGGCCGCCGCCCCGCCCTCGTCGTCCTCAACGACGGCGACCTCACCTACGCCAAGATCCGCCTGGACACCGCCTCCTGGGACACCGCCCTGGCCGGCCTCTCCGGCATCCCCGACGCCCTCACCCGCGCCGTCCTGTGGAACACCGCCCGCGACATGGTCCGCGACGCCGAACTCCCCCCGGCCGCCTACCTCGCCGCCGCCCGCACCCACCTCCCGTACGAGACGGACCTCGCCCTCGCCCAGGGCGTCCTGTCCTTCGCCGCCGGCCAGGTCGTCGACCGCTACACCGTCCCCGAGGACCTGGCCGCCGCCCGCGCCACCCTCACCGACCTCTGCCGCGACCTCATCCGCCGCACCGAGGACGGCTCACAGCCCGGTCTCCGGCTCATCGCCGTACGCCACTTCATCGACGCCGCCACCCAGCCGGACACGCTCCGCAGCTGGCTCGACGAAGGCACCGTCCACGGCGGCCCCGAGCTCGACCCCGAACTGCGCTGGCGCATCCTCACCCGCCTCGCCGTCCTCGGCGCCACCGACGAGGCCGCCATCGCCGCCGAGCTGGCGGCGGACCCGAGCGCCAGCGGCCGCGAAGGAGCCGCCCGCTGCCGCGCCGCGCTGCCCACCCCCGAGGCCAAGGCCGCCGCCTGGGACGCCCTGTTCACCGACGACACCCTGTCCAACTACCTCTTCACCGCCACCGCCCAGGGCTTCTGGCAGCCCGGCCAGGAAGAACTGACCGACGCCTACGTGCCCCGCTTCTACCCGGACGCCATCGCGCTGGCCGCCCGCCGGGGCCCCGCCATCGCCGAGGCCGCTGGACGACACGCCTTCCCGGTGTACGCCGCCGACCCCATGAGCCTCAGCACCGGCCTGCGCGCTCTGGACGACCCGGACCTCATCCCGGCCCTGCGCCGCAAGCTCGTCGACCAGCTCGACGACCTCCGCCGCGCCCTCGCCGTACGCTCGGCCGTCGCCCCCGCCGACTGA
- a CDS encoding transcriptional regulator gives MEYPVRIRVPEPLAECDHAVSEVLNEVGCRPPVSRSGRRCCTRAGLVTARREGSAVHYTLADPGVAELLRVARTILTGVLAGQAELLADLRSGSDGPDDGGPGRRETS, from the coding sequence CTGGAGTACCCGGTCCGGATCCGGGTGCCCGAACCACTCGCTGAGTGCGATCACGCGGTCTCGGAGGTGCTGAACGAGGTGGGGTGCAGGCCGCCCGTCTCTCGCAGCGGTCGGCGGTGTTGCACCCGGGCCGGTCTGGTGACGGCCCGGCGGGAGGGGTCGGCGGTCCACTACACGCTGGCCGATCCGGGGGTGGCGGAGCTGCTGCGGGTGGCGCGGACGATTCTGACCGGGGTGCTGGCGGGCCAGGCTGAGTTGCTGGCCGATCTGCGGTCGGGGAGCGACGGCCCGGACGATGGTGGTCCGGGCCGTCGGGAGACTTCTTAG
- a CDS encoding lysine N(6)-hydroxylase/L-ornithine N(5)-oxygenase family protein translates to MTDRPAHEADQPHDLVGIGIGPFNLSLAALAHTVPAAPGDPRPLAATFYEQRPAFHWHPGLLLDGASLQVPFLADLVTLADPTSPWSFLNYLRTRDRLFPFYFAERFHIQRAEYDAYCRWVTEQLPGLHFGHQVDAVRWNTDRALFEVDFTQLDRDGEAEALGRAHTRHIALGIGTEPFVPEPLKPLAEAPSVPVLHSADYLRHRERLLTAGHITVIGSGQSGAEIFLDLLRARPEGAEKIHWLARTQAFAPMEYSKLGLEHFTPDYSRYFHALPESARDELVPRQWQLHKGIDADTIAAIHDELYRRTLHGGWPEATLTPGVHVRTAGRLANTRVELHLEHTQQGTRSRLTTDAVILATGYRERPLDAVLGGLDPYLRRDASHRPRIDDQYRLVLDPTVTGHVYVQNAERHTHGVGAPDLGLAAWRSATILNNLTGANPYPLPERTAFTTFGLTPHPPAIPAQTPALIPLSQTL, encoded by the coding sequence ATGACCGACCGGCCCGCCCACGAAGCCGACCAGCCACACGACCTCGTCGGCATCGGCATCGGCCCCTTCAACCTCTCCCTCGCCGCCCTCGCCCACACCGTCCCCGCCGCCCCCGGCGACCCCCGCCCCCTCGCCGCCACCTTCTACGAACAGCGCCCCGCCTTCCACTGGCACCCCGGCCTCCTCCTCGACGGAGCCAGCCTCCAAGTCCCCTTCCTCGCCGACCTCGTCACCCTCGCCGACCCCACCAGCCCCTGGAGCTTCCTCAACTACCTCCGCACCCGCGACCGCCTCTTCCCCTTCTACTTCGCCGAGCGCTTCCACATCCAACGAGCCGAATACGACGCCTACTGCCGCTGGGTCACCGAACAACTCCCCGGCCTCCACTTCGGCCACCAGGTCGACGCCGTCCGCTGGAACACCGACCGCGCCCTCTTCGAAGTCGACTTCACCCAACTCGACCGCGACGGCGAAGCCGAAGCACTCGGCCGCGCCCACACCCGCCACATCGCCCTCGGCATCGGCACCGAACCCTTCGTCCCCGAACCCCTCAAACCCCTCGCCGAAGCCCCATCCGTCCCCGTACTCCACTCCGCCGACTACCTCCGCCACCGCGAACGGCTCCTCACCGCCGGCCACATCACCGTCATCGGATCCGGCCAGTCCGGCGCCGAGATCTTCCTCGACCTCCTGCGCGCCCGCCCCGAAGGCGCCGAGAAGATCCACTGGCTCGCCCGCACCCAGGCCTTCGCCCCCATGGAGTACTCGAAACTCGGCCTGGAACACTTCACCCCCGACTACAGCCGCTACTTCCACGCGCTCCCCGAATCCGCCCGCGACGAACTCGTCCCCCGGCAGTGGCAACTCCACAAAGGCATCGACGCCGACACCATCGCCGCCATCCACGACGAGCTCTACCGCCGCACCCTCCACGGCGGCTGGCCCGAAGCCACCCTCACCCCCGGCGTCCACGTCCGCACCGCCGGCCGCCTCGCCAACACCCGCGTCGAACTCCACCTCGAACACACCCAGCAAGGCACCCGCAGCCGCCTCACCACCGACGCCGTCATCCTCGCCACCGGCTACCGCGAACGCCCCCTCGACGCCGTCCTCGGCGGCCTCGACCCCTACCTCCGCCGCGACGCCTCGCACCGCCCCCGCATCGACGACCAGTACCGCCTCGTCCTCGACCCCACCGTCACCGGACACGTCTACGTACAGAACGCCGAACGCCACACCCACGGAGTCGGCGCCCCCGACCTCGGCCTCGCCGCCTGGCGCAGCGCCACCATCCTCAACAACCTCACCGGCGCCAACCCCTACCCCCTCCCCGAACGCACCGCCTTCACCACCTTCGGCCTCACCCCCCACCCCCCGGCCATCCCCGCCCAGACCCCCGCGCTCATCCCCCTGAGCCAGACCCTCTGA
- a CDS encoding 5'-nucleotidase C-terminal domain-containing protein — MPLNRRTFLGRSAAAGAGVAMAGGAVAGSAGAAQAAGHGPGRGRPAKRYSFTVMGTTDLHGNVFNWDYFTDREYDDSARNDVGLAKISTLVDEVRREKGRRNTLLIDAGDTIQGTQLSYYYAKVDPITARRGPVHPMARAMNAIGYDAAALGNHEFNYGIPVLRKFEEQCDFPLLGANALDAKTLRPAFAPYVIKRMPTPCGRDVRVAVLGLTNPGIAIWDKAHVGGKMVFPGLEEQAAKWVPKLRSMGADVVVVSAHSGSSGTSSWGDQLPYVENAAALVAEQVPGIDAILVGHAHVEIAEHFVTNRETGRRVVLSEPAKWGQRLTLFDFDVVWEKGRWVVERAGSRVLNSNTVAEDPKVTSLLRREHGKVVEYVNQVIGTSAVAMSTADAPWKDEPVIDLINVVQTETVKAALAGGEYAALPVLSQASCFSRTAGIPAGDVTIKDAAGLYPFENTLEARLITGAQLKDYLEYSARYYVRTAAGGPVDTAELTNADGIPDYNYDAVSGVTYDIDIAKPVGSRIVGLSFEGEAVDPAARFVLAVNNYRASGGGNFPHVPGAQQVWSHSDEIRNTIIGWVREKGSVDPAAFASVGWRLTREGTPVFP; from the coding sequence ATGCCGTTGAACCGTAGGACGTTTCTGGGCCGTTCGGCCGCCGCGGGTGCGGGTGTGGCGATGGCGGGCGGTGCGGTGGCCGGCTCGGCGGGTGCGGCGCAGGCCGCGGGGCACGGGCCGGGGCGCGGACGGCCGGCGAAGCGGTACTCGTTCACGGTGATGGGCACGACGGACCTGCACGGGAACGTCTTCAACTGGGACTACTTCACGGACAGGGAGTACGACGACTCGGCCCGCAACGACGTCGGTCTGGCGAAGATCTCGACGTTGGTGGATGAGGTGCGCCGGGAGAAGGGCCGCCGGAACACGCTGCTGATCGACGCGGGTGACACGATCCAGGGTACGCAGTTGTCGTACTACTACGCGAAGGTCGATCCGATCACGGCGCGGCGCGGCCCGGTGCATCCGATGGCGCGGGCGATGAACGCGATCGGTTATGACGCGGCGGCTCTCGGGAACCACGAGTTCAATTACGGCATTCCGGTGCTGCGGAAATTCGAGGAGCAGTGCGATTTCCCGCTGCTGGGGGCGAATGCGCTGGATGCGAAGACGTTGCGGCCGGCGTTCGCGCCGTATGTCATCAAGCGGATGCCCACGCCGTGCGGGCGTGATGTGCGGGTGGCGGTGCTGGGGCTGACGAATCCGGGTATCGCGATCTGGGACAAGGCGCATGTGGGCGGGAAGATGGTGTTCCCGGGGCTGGAGGAGCAGGCGGCGAAGTGGGTGCCGAAGCTGCGGTCGATGGGTGCGGACGTGGTGGTCGTGTCGGCGCATTCGGGTTCTTCGGGGACGTCGTCGTGGGGTGATCAGTTGCCGTACGTGGAGAACGCGGCGGCTCTGGTGGCGGAGCAGGTGCCGGGGATCGACGCGATTCTGGTGGGGCACGCGCATGTGGAGATCGCCGAGCACTTCGTGACGAACAGGGAGACCGGCAGGCGGGTCGTGCTGTCGGAGCCGGCGAAGTGGGGGCAGCGGTTGACGCTGTTCGATTTCGATGTGGTGTGGGAGAAGGGCCGCTGGGTGGTGGAGAGGGCGGGTTCGCGGGTGCTGAACTCCAACACGGTGGCGGAGGATCCGAAGGTGACGTCGCTGCTGCGCCGCGAGCACGGCAAGGTGGTGGAGTACGTCAACCAGGTGATCGGTACGTCGGCGGTGGCGATGTCGACGGCGGACGCGCCGTGGAAGGACGAGCCGGTCATCGATCTGATCAACGTGGTGCAGACGGAGACGGTGAAGGCGGCGCTGGCGGGTGGGGAGTACGCGGCGTTGCCGGTGCTGTCGCAGGCGTCGTGCTTCTCGCGTACGGCGGGGATTCCGGCCGGTGATGTGACGATCAAGGATGCGGCGGGGCTGTATCCGTTCGAGAACACGCTGGAGGCGCGGCTGATCACGGGCGCCCAGTTGAAGGATTATCTGGAGTATTCGGCGCGGTATTACGTGCGGACGGCTGCGGGGGGTCCGGTGGACACGGCGGAGTTGACGAACGCGGACGGGATTCCGGACTACAACTACGACGCGGTGTCGGGTGTGACGTACGACATCGACATCGCGAAGCCGGTGGGTTCGCGGATCGTGGGGTTGTCGTTCGAGGGGGAGGCGGTGGATCCGGCGGCGCGGTTCGTGTTGGCGGTGAACAACTACCGGGCGAGCGGTGGGGGGAACTTCCCGCATGTGCCGGGTGCGCAGCAGGTGTGGTCGCATTCGGACGAGATCCGGAACACGATCATCGGGTGGGTGCGGGAGAAGGGTTCGGTGGATCCGGCGGCGTTCGCTTCGGTGGGGTGGCGGTTGACGCGTGAGGGGACGCCGGTTTTCCCGTAA